From the Penaeus vannamei isolate JL-2024 chromosome 20, ASM4276789v1, whole genome shotgun sequence genome, the window TGGAATCTAGTATGTGACAGATTACAAGTAAACCCATTCACAGTAAAGTGAgatttgaccttttttttaagtTCTAGAAAAATCCACTCACAGAAACTTTTTCTCATCTTAGAATTCCTATCTTTTCCAGGGCTTATAGTTTCTCCCCCTTTAAAGTTGAAGTTACATTCCAGTAATATAAAAGACGAGATATTACAGCCAACCAAAGAAATCTGGAGTATGGAAAACTTGGAGTATGGAAAACGCACATTACCTCAGCGAAGGAAAATTTGATAATCTGAGCGACAAGATAGCAAAACAAGCGACCAGATGTTTAGAGGAGACTGTACCCGTCTATGCTGTGCAACCTGTTTTTATACCCCTATATACCTCCTCTGGTAATTTCTCTAATGAAGTATACTGTTCTACTTAGCCTTATGCAGTATCTTCCGTGTCGCTGATTAAGAGTATTCAGGAAATTGTGTTTGTTAGATATGCATATTTGCTTGccataattatttgtttttttctgtgtaaatTCATGTACCTTGAATATAACTTTCCTAGTTTGCGGACTTCATGAACTCAAAGCAAATTTTCCTTTGAGCTACATTCTGCGAAAACTGTATAGATTTAATTAAGTGTTTAGTGCGTGAGATCTATGCCAATGTTCCACAAACATGTGTATCAATATTTATTTCACATTCATTACCAGGGACTTCAGAGGAGTGAGGTGACCATCGAAAACATTCAATTCAcattatagatatcatcattttctctctctctctctctctctcacacacacacatctatatacatggatagatggatgtgtgtacgtatatatatatatatatatatatatatatatatatatatatatatatatatatatgtgtgtgtgtgtgtgtgtgtgtgtgtgtgtgtgcgtgcgtgtgtgtgtgtgtgtgtgtgtgtgtgtgtgtgtgtgtgtgtgtgtatgcgtgtgtgtgtgtatgtgtgtgtatgtgtgtgtgtgtttatttatatatatatatattcatatatatacgtatatacatatatatatatatatatatatatatatatatatatatatatatatatatatatacacacataatacttaTGAAGCTAGTGAAAGTATACCGCATGGAAACCTTCGGTCCTTTTTAAACACACGTGTGAATACTTAATCACAAACATGTAAATGACTATGTCTACGGCTTCCTTCTGGATTCTCCATTCAAACTATTAAAGAAAGCTTTTCACTCTTCCTTGTTGTGAGTCAGGAGCCGCcacactttccttttttctttttttacctgttAGTAACTTGTTGATATTGACATTAAATTATTTTTCTGCATATATATCGGTCTACctgttaagaagaaaaaaaaaaatcacagattgGGATAATATGTAAAAATAAGTTTTAATTCTAATTTGCAAAGTTTATTCCTAAGACTGAACGACAGAATTTTAGAATTTAGATTATaagcccttttttttttactttctaatcATGCTTTTGAATAGAATTTTGAGTCAAATCTGAAGTCAAACGTTGCCAAAGGTTGCAGAAGCTCGTAGACGCAGCTGAAACGTTTCCGCTGAAGAAAATCCATCAGTTGTTCAGGCGAAGGACCTCCCCGCACCTAGACGCACATTCCGCACTGGTAACCGTTCAACGAAATCCTCTTGAACGTCTCACTGCAGATGGCGGGGCGAATCTTCATCTGGGCCTGAGAGAGCTGCATGCGCTGGCTACTGCAGGTGGTGTTCAGGCTTTGCCCGTAGACGCCAGTTAGGTGCATGTAACGGCAGTTGTAGCTCCACCAACCACCGCCGATTGTGGCAGCACAGTTTCCTTGGGGAGAAAGCCGTGCTGTGATGAATTTACTGGCGTGATTTTAGGAATATAGcaacttctttccttcctctcctgcaaAACTTACTAACGCAAAAGGAAGATCCCTAAATTCCTTATTTCTCTCACCGAATTTTATATCCATCATAGAAGGTATGAAGCGGCTTATCTCTGCATTATAGTTAGCATCCTTTTAATGGGGGTGATGCTCTCAAAACAACCCGGATGATAacggaaaaaataagatattctAGGTAATAATTGGGCACCAACGCACACACTCCCAGAAAGCAATCTACCTGAGCTGTAATCGTAGTCACGGTCGTATGTGGTAAAGTAGCGATTATTCATGTAACTTAGACAACTGGAGTATGCTGTACTCGATGACATATAACTGCCTAGCTCCATTCTGTACCTGTGATGGGAAAGACCATTGAAACGTGTAATAAAGAATTGTTGGTTTGGAAATTTCAGGAAATGTTTTCAACTGAGTATCTATTTCTTTGAACAAAGGGCCAACTCGACTAACTTGTTACTCTCATCGTAGAGCCTGAATTGCTCCCACTCGGCAAACTGCTCAATCTGGTTCGTGAGAGTGTACTCCACGCGGAGCGAATACTTCCTGCTTGAGGTAATCCTGTGCAGCATTTCGTTTCCTGCGACACGGCATCAAAGTCAGAATGACATTAGCTAAATAAAAAACTTTCTACTACATATGCGCCTTCGAGAAAGTGCAGGTCCCACCACCCACACGAGAGGGAAACGTACCAAGCCAGAACTCTCCTGCAACGTCGCCAAAGCCCGCCCTGTACTCCGTCCAGGACCGGTTGAAGTTCACCTGCGGCGTCTGCCTCTGCCTGGCCATGAAGACGGTCCAGCCGCCGCCGTCGGTCTCCATGTCGCACCACACCCTCACGGGCTCGCTGCATGAGCACCTGGCACAGGTTGATATTAACACAATTAAAATAGAACAGAAACCTCCTCGAGGACGTACACACTACACGTCGGATATCCAAGGAACGACCTTAGTAGTATGAAATGACACTATCTACATCCTGAGAAGCTAATCTCATCCCTATGTAAGACAAGGAAGAATATCCCTTATTGCTGGAAAAATCCTCTTTGTTGTCCTTGAAACACCGGAGACACTGCCTCTGTCTGTATTGACTGTACAGGTCATATGCACGTACAATGCAGGCTATAGTTGGAGAGGAGCCTGCAAGAATACTCACGAAAAGGGGTAGATCTCGTAGACTCCGCTGGTCGTGCTCCCCATCAGCAGGTGGTCCGCGCAGTCGACGGGCCTATCGGTGTTTGAATTCATGTTTTCAAGCGATTTTATGATCATTGTGGCTATAGATTGGTTAATGTATCTGTTTTagatattgaaataaaaatattgcAGAATAGGCCTATGAGCGTATGGTTCAGAAATTTAGCTGGTTTTACGTCATAAAAAAATGATTCATCTTTTTCTGATCTTTTTATGCTTACCTCGATTGAAGAAATGGCTCGAGAGGAGACTCTGTTGTCCTGTGAAATAAACACGGTTAGTACACTATATCTCGCTAAATATTCTTTGCCATGTTCAAACCTATGCACACGTGATAAATCGATTCCAATTTGCAATATGTATTTCCTTCCCTATAACTCTACCAGGTCATCTGTTCACTTACTCTGTTCTGGTCATCGCCTGTCTGGCTCTCGTGTTTTCCTCAACAACGTGACGCTCCTCGGCCTTCTCTTGTTTGATCTACGAGAACGTATACCGAGTCAATAACACAATTTTCAGGTTAAACATTCATACATTATCAGAttacaatatgaaaaaaaaatcataggacgcaggataaaaaaaataagttcaTAGAACATCCAAAATCTCACACAGTCTAAGAAAATCATAAAAGAATTTACCCTTCCGTCGGCTGGTTGACGGCGCGATCCGGCAGCCATTTGCAGGGCGACGGACGCAAGGAGGAAGGCCCACGCGGTTCTCATCGTGCTCGCGGGTTGGAAGCCTGATTGAAAAGATAAATATGCTGAGATtcatttgggtgagcgtgtgtgtgtgtgtgtgtgtgtgtgtgtgtgtgtgtgtgtgtgtgtgtgtgtgtgtgtgtgtgtgtgtgtgtgtgtgtgtgtgtgtgtgtgtgtgtgtgtgtgtgtgtgtgtgtgtgaaagagagagagagattacgaggaCCATTTCACTTCGGAATCCTGTACACCCTACTTGGGAATCTCCTACttggaaaaaaaacggaaatcctCAACTAAATCTTTGGAAATCCGGAAATTCCCAGGAAATCCCAAGAATCCTAAACTCTGGCAAATGTTCCTTTCGCAGCAATCTTTTACATGATCTTGTTAACAGTAAAGAAAGGTGTCTAAGAACTCGGTGAAAAGCGTCACAACCTTCGCCAAACACCTGAGCAGTTGGAGGTCAAGGTGCTAAGTATAGGCCGATGTACAAGAACTCCGTAGTTGCCATTGCGTTCGACTGATAAACACAACGTCGATCAGACGCAGAATTCAacgcagagtgtgtgtgtgtgtatatatatatttatatatatatatatatatatatatataaatatatatatatacgtatatatatatatatatatatatatatatatatatatatatatacatacatacatacacacacacacacacacacacacacacacacacacacacacacacacacacacgcacacacacacacacacacacacacacacacatatatatatatatataaatatatatatatattcatatatatatatatgtatatatatgtatatatatatatatatatatatatatatatatatatatatatatatatatatatatatatatatatacgttttcttttcttaaacgagaagaaagataaatgtcCGTTATGGGAGGAATGGTAATTGGTCGATTAGAATGGTAAGATGATAACACAAGATAACTGTAACACAATATTGTTGGTTATAAATTTGATGTAGCTAAATTTCCATGCTTTCTACTTTTTTTGGAATCTAGTATGTAACAGATTACAAGTAAACCCATTCACAGTAAAGTGAgatttgaccttttttttaagtTCTAGAAAAATCCACTCACAGAAACTTTTCCTCATCTTAGAATTCCTATCTTTTCCAGGGCTTATAGTTTCTCCCCCTTTAAAGTTGAAGTTACATTCCAGTAATATAAAAGACGAGATATTACAGCCAACCAAAGAAATCTGGAGTATGGAAAACTTGGAGTATGGAAAACGCACATTACCTCAGCGAAGGAAAATTTGATAATCTGAGCGACAAGATAGCAAAACAAGCGACCAGATGTTTAGAGGAGACTGTACCCGTCTATGCTGTGCAACCTGTTTTTATACCTCTATATACCTCCTCTGGTAATTTCTCTAATGAAGTATACTGTTCTACTTAGCCTTATGCAGTATCTTCCGTGTCGCTAATTAAGAGTATTCAGGAAATTGTGTTTGTTAGATATGCATATTTGCTTGCTATAATTCATGTACCTTGAATATAACTTTCCTAGTTTGCGGACTTCATGAACTCAAAGCAAATTTTCCTTTGagctacattttttttatatataaaactgcAAAGACatgacacgattttttttttttataaaactgcAAAGACATGACACGAATTTTTGATAAAACTGCAAAGACATGACacgatttttttatataaaactgcAAAGACATGACACGAATTTTTGATAAAACTGCAAAGACATGACACGAATTTTTGATAAAGCTGCAAAGACGACACGAATTTTTGATAAAACGAACTGTCTTGTGATAATGCCGTTTTAATTTAATGATGATGTCTGAAATTACATTTTCATCTTTTAAACGCATTTAAAAATCAGAGAAGTAGATTTATCAGAAGTTTCAAACGATTTGATTGGTCTGTTGGGCATAGAGATTTTTTTTAGTACCGACCACTACTCAGGAatacttttttttgaggggggggggagcaaggttttatctaaataaaaaaaatgtcggaaAACGATTACGCATGTCAAGCAGTAAGGTTATAGCGCGATCTTGGTAAAACATTTTAATAGAATAGCAGCACAGGATGTTATGAATGTAGCTGCAAGGTCAAGTGTGTTTATTTTAATCCCATTTTGTCTATTCTCGCAATTTTAAGAAACAGGATTGCTTCTTTTAAGATGCTCAAATTTCCAAGTAGTTGTGGCTGTGGAAGTGAGTTGGTTTAAACGATGCTCTGTTAGTTAATCCCGAGGTTAATCCCTCAGATTGGGACGAAAACGGAAAATCGAGAACTTTCTGTCTGTACGGCTACAGTAACCTTGAGCAGAGTCTTGTTTTAGGGTAAAGTAGTGCATTTAATGTGGAATCTGTGAGGTAATAGTGGATAACAGTTTAGTTTTTGTTTACGATGACTTAATGGGTTTTAGTCGCCTTCGAAATCTTTGGAAATCCCTCGAAATCCGAAAATCCCTGACAAATCTctctggaaggggggagggtttcgAAATTTCGTACGGTATTTTTAGTGAAatgcctagtgtgtgtgtgtgtgtgtgtgtgcttgcgtgtgcaaaCGCGTGCAGTATGCAAACATCTTTGTGCATATCTGCATTAGGGAAACTGGCACCAAAACAGATTTATCAACTGACTACGAAAATACCCCAACATACCCCAaaaatatatcagatatataactAACTCAACTATCTTACAGATTCACTAACACCAAAGTATGCCTAGATCAAGCAACGCAGCgccttatatgtgtgtatgcatatatatacatatctatataaatacatatatacatgtatttgtatatatatgaatatatatgaatatatatatgtatatataaacatatatgtacatatttatagctatattcataaacacatatatgtatacatatatatgtatatatacatatatatatatacacacacacacacacacacacacacacacacacacacacacacacacacacacacacacacacacacacacacacacacacacacacacggtatcgTCAGACCCCGACATACGATTGGACTAATCTATTAAGCTAATCAAGGGCGCAATAAAACAACAGTTGACTTTCGCTCAATAAATAATTTATCTTTTATGATTCTCGGATGTGGAGATCTTTTCTGATGGATACGAACTTAATTACTTTCTCTTCAAAACAGTGTTTATTCGGCAAGTTTTATCGGTTAATCAAAGGCGTACTCGAGGTAATTACTGAGCTCCGTTTAGTAAatcatttctgtttctttatgATACGCGGGAATGAAGATCTATATACGTATTAGGAGCATTTATTTCCACGATGAATACGAACTTAATTACTTTCTATTCAGTACCGTGTAACTCAGACAGTTTCCCTTTCGTCATAAGCGATATGCATAGAAATGAACCCTCTCATAATTTCATTTAAAAAAGGCATATGCAAAGAGCGCTTTGCAACATTCATGATATATGGGCTTGGAATGGGGTCAATATGTttacacattttcatatatttacatatacatctatctatctatatatctatatgtatatacatgtatatgtatatatatacatatatatatatatatatatatatatatatatatatatatatatatatatgtatataaatatatatatatatatatatatatatatatatatatagtatatatatatataatatatatatatatatatatatatatatatatatatatatatatatatatatatatatatatatatagacactcacacaaacacacacacagatacacaaacacacacagacacacacacacacacacacacacacacacacacacacacagacacccacgcacccacacagacacacccacccacccacacagacacacacacacaaacacacactcacacacacaaacacacacacacagacacactcacactcacaaagatacacacactcacacagacatacacacactcacacacacatatatatatatatatatatatatatatatatatatatatatatgtgtgtgtgtgtgtgtgtgtgtgtgtgtgtgtgtgtgtgtgtgtgtgtgtgtatatatatatatatatatatatatatatatatatatatatatatatatatatgtatatatatataaatacacatatgtatatatatatatatatatatgtacatatatatatacatatatatgtatatatatgtatatatatatagatacatatatatatatagatacatatatatatacatatataaatatatatatatatatatatatatgtatgcataaacaaatatatatatatatatatatatatatatatatatatatatatatatgtatatatatatatatgtatatatacatatatatatgtatacatatatatgtttatgaatatagctatagatatgtgcatatatgtttatatatacatatatatattcatatatattcatatatatatacatatacatgtatatatgaatatatatatatatatatatatatatatatatatatatatatatatatatatatatatgtatgtatgtatgtatgtatttgtatatatgtatttatatagatatgtatacacacacacacacacacacacacacacacacacacacacacacacacacacatatacacacacacacatatacacacacacacatatacacacatacacacacacacacacacacacacacacacacacacacacacacacacacacacacacacacacacacacacacacacacacacacacacacatacacacacacacacacacacacacacacatatatatatatatatatatatatatatatatatatatatatatatatatatatatatatatatatatatctgtgtgtgtgtgtgtgtgtgtgtggaaaggtatgaatgagaacgaataccttcacaatacaagagatgtatttaactgatttcgattatatcttcgtcagaaatacatgtatatgtatatatgtatgtatatatatatatatatatatatatatatatatatatatatatatatatatatatatatgtatatacataaatacatatatattcatacatatatatatatatacatatatatatatatatatatatatatatatatatatatatatatatatatatatatgtgtgtgtgtgtgtgtgtgtgtatgtgtgtgtgtgtgtgtgtgtgtgtgtgtgtgtgtgtgtgtgtgtgtgtgtgtgtgtgtgtgtgtgtgtgtgtgtgtgtgtgtgtgtgtgtgtgtgtggctgtgtgtgtgtgtgtgtgtgtgtgtgtgtgtgtgtgtgtgtgtgtgtgtgtgtgcctgtgtgtgtgtgtgtgtgcctgtgtgtgtgtgtgtgtgtgtgcctgtgtgtgtgtgtgtgcctgtctgtgtgtgtgtgtgtgtgtgtgtgtgtgtgtgtgtgtgtgtgtgtgtgtgcgtgtgtttgtgtgtgtgtatgtgtgagtgtgtgtgtgtgtgtaatacatacatacatataaatatatatatatatatatatatatatatatatatatatatatatatatatatatatatatatatatatatatatatatatatatatatatatatatacacacacacacaaacacacacacacacacacacacatatatatatatatatatatatatatatatatatatatatatatatatatatatagagatagatagatagatagatagatagatagatagatagatagaaagatagatagatagatagatagatagatagatagatagatagatagatataaacatatatatgcatatatgtatatatttatgcgtgtgtgtgtgtgtgtgtgtgtgtgtgtgtgtgtgtgtgtgtgtgtgtgtgtgtgtgtgtgtgtgtgtgtgtgtgtgtgtgtgtgagtgtgtgtgtgtgtgtgtgtttgtgtgtgtgtgtgtgtgtgtgtgtgtgtgtgtgtgtgtgtgtgtgtgtgtgcgtgtgtgtgtgtgtttgtgtgcatatatgaatttatatttatgaatggacacacacacacacacacacacacacacacacacacacacacacacacacacacacacacacacacacacacacacacacacacacacacacacacacacacacacgcacacacacacacacacacacacacacacacacacacacacacacacccccacccacacacccacccacacccacacacacacacacacacacacacacacacacacacacacacacacacacacacacatacacacacacacacacacacacacacacacacacacacacacactgacacacacacacacatacacatacacacacacacatacacacacacacacacacacacacatatatatatatatatatatatatatatatatatatatatatatgtatgtatatatatgtatatatatgtatatatgtatttatatatatatatatatatatatatatatatatatatatatatatatatatatatatatatatatatatatatatatatatatacatatatatatatatatatatatatatatatatatatatatatatatatatatatatatatatatatatatatatatatataaatatatatatatatacatatttatatatatatatatatatatatatatatatatatatatatatatatatatatatatatatatatatatatatatatatatatatatatatatgtacatatatatatgtatatatatacatatatatatgtatatatgcatatatatatatatatatgtacatatatatatatatatatatacatatacatatacatatacatatacatatatatatatatatatatatatatatatatatatatatatatatatacatatatatatatacatatatatatatatatatatatatatatatgtatatatatatatatatatatatatatatatatatatatatatatatatatatatatatatatatatatatatatatatatacatataaatatgtatatatatatatatttatatatatatatatatatatatatatatatttatatatacatacacacacacacacacacacacacacacacatacatatatatgtatatatatacatatatatatatatatatatatgtatgtatatatatatatatatatatatatatatatatatgtatatatacatatatatataaatatatatatatatatatatatatatatatatatatatatatatatatatatgtatatatatatatatatatatatatatatatatatatatatatatatatatatatatatatatatatatatctgtgtgtgtgtgtgtgtgtgtgtgtgttacgtactgtgcacacacacacacacacacatatatagataggtagatagacagagagatagatagttgtatatgtatacatatgtttatataatatatatatatatatatatatatatatatatatatatatatatatatatatatatatatatatttgtgtgtgtgtgaatatacttatagttgtatatgtatacatatgtttatataatatatatatatatatatatatatatatatatatatatatatatatatatatatatatatatatatatttgtgtgtgtgtgaatatacttatagttgtatatgtatacataagtttatataatatatatatatatatatatatatatatatatatatatatatatatatatatatatatatatatatatatatatatatatatatatatatatatatatatatatatatatatatatatatatatatatatatatatatatatatatatatatatatgtacatatatatatatatatatatatatatgtgtgtgtgtgtgtgtgtgtgtgtgtgtgtgtgtgtgtgtgtgtgtgtgtgtttgtgtgtgtgtgtgtgtgtgtgtgtgtgtgtctgtgtgtgtgtgtgtgtacatatacatacatacacacacagacacacacacacacacatatatatatatatacatgtgtgtgtgtgtgtattgttaggTCCACGCGCATGTTCTCAGAGGCAACTAATAATCGTGCAGACGTGTTGCGCCACCCAGGTGTGCTGCAACCCGGCCCAAGATGAGAAATCACCTGTGAATTCTTGATGCTTCGTTCTACGCAGACTAAGTAAGAAGAATTACTACTCATTGCGTCTCCttgtaattattaatgatatGTTGGTAACGTTACGAGGGAATGGCAGTTAGTGGCTGGGCATTAACATCTACTTACATGTGGAATGGTTTTGCAATATTTGTTTCCGGGTTAttcagagtgggggaggggagggagggagggagagagcgaaaaaaaattaaagagagagagaaagagagaggtagaaagaaagaatgtgtatatatacatcacacacacgtacacacacacacacacacacacacactcatacacacatacacacatacacacatacacacatacacacatacacacatacacacatacacacatacacacatacacacacacacacacacacacacacacacacacacacacacacacacacacacacacacacacacacagatatatatatatatatatatatatatatatatatatatatatatatatatgtgtgtgtgtgtgtgtttgtgtgtgtgtgtgtgtgtgtgtgtgtgtgtaggtatgtgtatatatatatatatatatatatatatatatatatatatatatatatatatatacatacatatatatatatatatatatatatatatatgtgtgtgtgtgtgtgtgtgtgtgtgtgtgtgtgtgtgtgtgtgtgtgtgtgtgtgtgtgtgtgtgtgtgtgtgtgtgtgtgtgtgtatatgtgtatatatatatatatatatatatatatatatatatatatatatatatatatatatatatatatatatatatatatatatatatatatatatatatatatatatatatatgtatatgtatatgaatatgtatatgtatatatatatatatatgaatatgtatatatccatatatatatatatataaatatatatatatatatatatatatatatatatacatgtgtgtgtgtgtatgtgtgtgtgtctgtgtgtgtgtgtgtgtgtgtgtgtgtgtgtgtgtgcgtgtgtgtgtgtgtgtgtgtgtgtgtgtgtgtgtgtgtgtgtgtgtgtgtgtgtgtgtgtgtgtgtgtgtgtgtgtgtgtgtgtgtgtgtgtgtgtgtgtgtgtgtgtgtgtgtgcatttacatatatataaatatacatacagacatatatatatatatatatatatacatatacatacatatatatctatatatatatatatatatatatatatataaatatttatatatatatatgtatatgcataaaaatatctgtgtgtatatatatatatatataaaatatatatataatatatatatatatatatatatatatatatatatatatatatatatatatatattcacacacacacacacacacaaactcacacagacacagacacacacacacaaacacacacacacacacacacacacacacacacacacacacacacacacacacacacacacacacacacacacacacgcacgcatatatgtatatgtatatatatatatatacatatatatac encodes:
- the LOC113806222 gene encoding ficolin-1 — encoded protein: MRTAWAFLLASVALQMAAGSRRQPADGRIKQEKAEERHVVEENTRARQAMTRTETTESPLEPFLQSRPVDCADHLLMGSTTSGVYEIYPFSCSCSEPVRVWCDMETDGGGWTVFMARQRQTPQVNFNRSWTEYRAGFGDVAGEFWLGNEMLHRITSSRKYSLRVEYTLTNQIEQFAEWEQFRLYDESNKYRMELGSYMSSSTAYSSCLSYMNNRYFTTYDRDYDYSSGNCAATIGGGWWSYNCRYMHLTGVYGQSLNTTCSSQRMQLSQAQMKIRPAICSETFKRISLNGYQCGMCV